A region of Terriglobia bacterium DNA encodes the following proteins:
- the thrS gene encoding threonine--tRNA ligase gives MPDSVEVKADIIHIKLPDGSVKEVPKGTTALDIARSISPRLADAALAAKEHPIAPNAGALGTPQENPNGNLIDLTRPLEADTELRILTDRDPEALQVYRHSSAHLMAAAVLELFPETKLGHGPATESGFFYDFYRPTPFTPEDLEKIEKKMQEIVQRNEPYAREWLPRREGLERFQREGDFMKCHFIEQFTQPDEKISLYKTGKFVDFCRGPHIPSTGKIKAFKLLNIAGAYWLGDEKNAQLQRIYGTAFFSKKELDEFLKQQEEAKKRDHRLLGKQLDLFSIQDIAGPGLIFWHPKGGRMRKEMEDWMRDEYLRRGYDLVYTPHVARVDLWKTSGHEGYYAQNMFTPMELDDANYRIKPMNCPFHILIYKDKLRSYRDLPVRLGELGTVYRYERSGVMHGLLRVRGFTQDDAHIFCTPQQIEDEVVACMDFALEVLRVYGFDRYQVELSTWDPKDQKNFSGSEDQWNMATKSLESALHRRNIEYKIIPGEAAFYGPKIDVKLVDAIGRLWQLSTIQFDFNLPKRFDLEYVGEDGQRHQPLMVHRALYGSIERFFGVLIEHYAGAFPVWLSPVQVVVIPISERHAAYANKIGDALKGSNVRVEVDLRNEKMNAKIREHAMQKIPFLLVVGDKEAEANSVNVRSRGQEKTETVPFGEFQARLQKLIAQKVPGL, from the coding sequence ATGCCAGACAGCGTCGAAGTAAAGGCCGACATCATCCACATCAAGCTGCCCGACGGCAGCGTCAAGGAAGTGCCCAAGGGCACCACTGCGCTCGACATCGCGCGCTCCATCTCGCCGCGTCTGGCCGACGCCGCCCTTGCCGCCAAGGAGCACCCCATCGCGCCAAATGCGGGCGCGCTGGGGACCCCGCAAGAAAACCCCAACGGCAACCTGATTGATCTGACCAGGCCGCTCGAGGCCGACACCGAGCTCCGCATTCTCACCGACCGCGATCCCGAAGCGCTGCAGGTGTACCGGCACTCGTCCGCCCACCTGATGGCCGCCGCCGTGCTCGAACTCTTCCCCGAAACCAAGCTCGGCCATGGCCCCGCCACCGAGAGCGGATTCTTCTACGATTTCTACCGTCCCACCCCGTTCACCCCCGAGGACCTGGAGAAGATCGAGAAGAAGATGCAGGAGATCGTGCAGCGCAACGAGCCTTACGCCCGCGAGTGGCTGCCGCGCCGCGAAGGTCTGGAGCGGTTCCAGCGCGAGGGTGACTTCATGAAGTGCCACTTCATCGAACAGTTCACCCAGCCCGACGAAAAAATCTCGCTCTACAAGACCGGCAAGTTCGTGGACTTTTGCCGCGGGCCGCACATTCCCTCGACCGGCAAGATCAAGGCCTTCAAGCTGCTCAACATCGCCGGCGCCTACTGGCTGGGCGACGAGAAGAACGCGCAACTCCAGCGCATCTACGGCACCGCATTCTTCAGCAAGAAGGAGCTCGACGAGTTCCTCAAGCAGCAGGAAGAAGCCAAGAAGCGCGATCACCGCTTGCTCGGCAAGCAGCTCGACCTGTTCTCCATCCAGGACATCGCCGGGCCGGGGCTGATCTTCTGGCATCCCAAGGGCGGGCGCATGCGCAAGGAGATGGAAGACTGGATGCGCGATGAGTATCTCCGCCGCGGCTACGATCTTGTCTACACTCCGCACGTGGCGCGCGTGGATCTGTGGAAGACCTCGGGCCATGAGGGCTACTACGCGCAAAACATGTTCACGCCCATGGAGCTTGACGACGCCAATTACCGCATCAAGCCCATGAACTGCCCGTTTCACATCCTGATCTACAAGGATAAGTTGCGCAGCTATCGCGATCTGCCGGTGCGCTTGGGCGAGCTCGGCACTGTCTATCGCTACGAACGCTCGGGCGTGATGCACGGCCTGCTGCGCGTACGCGGCTTCACCCAGGACGACGCCCACATCTTCTGCACCCCGCAGCAGATCGAGGACGAGGTCGTCGCTTGCATGGATTTCGCGCTGGAAGTGCTGCGCGTCTACGGCTTCGACAGATACCAGGTCGAGCTTTCCACCTGGGACCCCAAGGACCAGAAGAATTTCAGCGGCAGCGAAGACCAGTGGAACATGGCCACCAAGTCGCTGGAGAGCGCGCTCCATCGTCGCAATATCGAATACAAGATCATCCCCGGCGAGGCCGCGTTCTACGGCCCGAAAATTGACGTCAAGCTGGTGGATGCCATCGGCCGCCTGTGGCAGCTCTCCACCATCCAGTTCGACTTCAACCTGCCGAAGCGCTTTGATCTGGAGTACGTGGGCGAGGACGGCCAGCGCCACCAGCCGCTCATGGTGCACCGCGCGCTCTACGGCTCCATCGAACGCTTCTTCGGCGTGCTCATCGAGCACTACGCCGGCGCGTTCCCCGTGTGGCTGTCACCGGTGCAGGTGGTCGTGATCCCCATCAGCGAGCGCCATGCCGCATACGCCAACAAGATCGGCGACGCGCTGAAGGGCTCTAACGTCCGCGTCGAAGTTGACCTGCGCAACGAGAAGATGAATGCCAAAATCCGCGAGCACGCTATGCAGAAGATCCCATTCCTGCTGGTCGTGGGCGACAAAGAAGCGGAGGCGAATTCGGTCAACGTTCGCAGCCGCGGCCAGGAGAAGACCGAGACCGTGCCGTTCGGCGAATTCCAGGCGCGGTTGCAGAAGCTGATCGCCCAGAAGGTGCCCGGGCTGTAA
- the tilS gene encoding tRNA lysidine(34) synthetase TilS: MRQRFLSYIRQHDLMRPGDRVGVAVSGGADSVALLRLLLEARAELGIVLSVVHFNHKIRGADADADEQFVCSLARSFDLQFQCGSDDTPAYARAHKLSLEAAARKLRYTFFWKLTDPEEGFLERVATAHTLDDQAETVLLKFLRGAWTRGLSAIALSTGEGMKMSPEAKLPPRIVRPLLEISHEQLTGYLRRLKQPWREDVTNQDVSFLRNRVRHELLPILKRDYNPAIDRALSDMAEIARAEEDYWTDETEKLYFKLIGPPRDHAEAVARGGPVSVDLKPLQGQPLALRRRVMRQVVSFLGSTLDLHQSDALVEVASAEGPEGKALSLPHGWEAVRQGQELRLRRRCQTNKEQREYDLALAVPGEVGVAGARIRAAMVSGEPREPAGEGARATRVLLDPALAKGELRVRNWRAGDRYWPAHTRETKKLKELLQARHIPREQKPFWPVVVSGEEIVWVPGFAAPEQFRVRETAAEALLLEEVPLVPRGENEP; encoded by the coding sequence GTGCGCCAGCGCTTCCTCAGCTACATCCGCCAACACGACCTGATGCGGCCCGGGGACCGCGTCGGCGTAGCGGTTTCCGGTGGCGCCGATTCGGTTGCCCTGCTGCGGCTGCTGCTGGAGGCGCGTGCCGAGCTGGGCATCGTTCTCTCCGTCGTTCACTTCAACCACAAGATTCGCGGCGCCGACGCCGACGCCGACGAGCAGTTTGTGTGCTCCCTCGCCCGCAGCTTCGACCTGCAATTCCAGTGTGGCTCCGACGACACGCCCGCCTACGCGCGCGCGCACAAGTTGTCGCTGGAAGCGGCGGCGCGCAAGCTCCGGTACACGTTCTTCTGGAAATTGACCGATCCTGAAGAGGGTTTTCTTGAGCGCGTAGCGACGGCCCACACGCTCGATGATCAGGCGGAGACAGTACTACTGAAGTTCCTGCGTGGCGCATGGACAAGAGGGTTATCCGCTATCGCTCTCTCGACAGGTGAGGGGATGAAGATGTCGCCCGAGGCAAAACTTCCCCCTCGGATCGTTCGTCCCCTGCTGGAAATCTCCCACGAGCAATTAACCGGGTATCTGAGGCGATTGAAGCAACCGTGGCGCGAGGACGTGACTAATCAGGATGTGAGTTTCCTTCGCAACCGAGTCCGCCACGAACTTCTGCCGATCTTAAAGCGCGACTACAATCCTGCGATTGATCGTGCCCTGTCGGACATGGCGGAAATCGCTCGCGCCGAAGAGGATTACTGGACCGATGAAACCGAAAAGCTGTATTTCAAGCTCATTGGTCCCCCGCGCGATCATGCTGAAGCAGTCGCGCGCGGCGGACCGGTTTCCGTCGACCTGAAGCCCTTGCAAGGTCAGCCCCTTGCTTTGAGACGAAGAGTCATGCGGCAGGTAGTGTCCTTTCTGGGAAGCACGCTTGACCTGCACCAAAGCGATGCATTGGTTGAAGTCGCGTCAGCGGAGGGTCCGGAGGGCAAAGCCTTGAGCCTGCCGCATGGCTGGGAAGCGGTGCGCCAGGGGCAGGAACTCCGGTTGCGGCGCAGGTGTCAAACGAACAAGGAGCAGCGCGAATACGATTTGGCGCTCGCCGTGCCTGGCGAGGTGGGAGTCGCGGGTGCGAGGATTCGGGCAGCGATGGTCAGTGGTGAACCCCGGGAACCTGCGGGCGAGGGTGCCCGCGCCACGCGAGTTTTGCTCGATCCGGCGCTGGCGAAGGGCGAATTGCGGGTGCGCAACTGGCGTGCGGGGGATCGCTACTGGCCGGCGCACACGCGCGAGACGAAGAAACTAAAGGAATTGCTGCAGGCGCGGCACATCCCGCGGGAGCAAAAGCCGTTCTGGCCCGTGGTCGTCAGCGGCGAGGAGATCGTCTGGGTTCCGGGCTTCGCGGCGCCGGAACAATTCCGGGTTCGGGAGACGGCTGCCGAGGCGCTGCTGCTGGAAGAAGTTCCGCTAGTGCCGCGCGGCGAAAACGAGCCATAA
- a CDS encoding hypoxanthine phosphoribosyltransferase, whose amino-acid sequence MTHAAQPQPATIVLSTEQIRDRIQQLARQISDDYHGRTLYAVCILEDGFMFMADLVRELDIPVICQFVKPEYKQIASAGSTATEIFFSPEVHVENAHVLLVQGLLESGITTDFLLRNLLARGGASVKVATLLDRQSARRISLAPDYFGFEVDDRFVFGYGLGAPQLRRNLPYVATSGVAAATIE is encoded by the coding sequence GTGACCCATGCGGCACAGCCCCAACCTGCGACGATCGTGCTCAGCACCGAGCAGATTCGCGACCGCATCCAGCAGCTGGCGCGCCAGATTTCCGACGACTACCACGGCCGTACGCTCTACGCCGTATGCATACTGGAGGACGGATTCATGTTTATGGCGGACCTGGTGCGCGAACTCGATATCCCCGTGATCTGCCAGTTCGTCAAGCCGGAATACAAACAAATTGCGTCTGCCGGCAGCACCGCCACCGAGATCTTCTTCAGCCCCGAGGTGCACGTCGAGAACGCGCACGTGCTGCTGGTGCAAGGGCTCTTGGAAAGTGGCATCACCACCGATTTCCTGCTGCGCAACCTGCTCGCGCGTGGCGGCGCCTCGGTGAAAGTAGCGACGCTGCTGGACCGGCAGTCGGCGCGGCGGATTTCGCTGGCCCCGGACTACTTCGGCTTCGAGGTAGATGACCGCTTTGTCTTCGGGTACGGCCTGGGCGCGCCGCAGCTCCGGCGCAACCTGCCATACGTCGCGACCAGCGGAGTCGCAGCGGCGACGATTGAGTAG
- the ftsH gene encoding ATP-dependent zinc metalloprotease FtsH: protein MNSTVKTVVFWLVIVLSGVLLWQVVKAGGSGQKPKEIIFSEFMSQVDQSNIQEVTIMGTEVQGKFRNEKTQFHTTVPANYPDMYKSLQAKGVNITVKDVQSGSWPTWLLNLAPLILLGALWFIMIRQMQTGGNKALSFGKSRARLLSMQQKKVTFKDVAGVDEAKEELREIIEFLREAQKFQKLGGRIPKGVLLVGPPGTGKTLLARAVAGEANVPFFSISGSDFVEMFVGVGASRVRDLFEQGKKNAPCIIFIDEIDAVGRHRGAGLGGGHDEREQTLNQLLVEMDGFESNEGVILIAATNRPDVLDPALLRPGRFDRRVVVPRPDVRGREEILRVHTRKVPISDDVDLSVLARGTPGFSGADLANMVNEAALLAARANRKTVAMFDMELAKDKVLMGAERKSMLLSEEEKRVTAYHEAGHALVAVLRDDSDPLHKVTIIPRGMALGVTMQLPIDDKHTYRKSYLETRLAIMMGGRVAEELFLNTMTTGAGNDIEQATELARKMVCEFGMSDLGPLTFGKKEEQIFLGREIAQHRDYSEDTAIKIDQEVRRFIDSGYKSAVEILSNNRDVLHRIAVALLEREVLDANEIKLLIEGKQLAAKVPPAPHDDGVQQVLKPAPGGAQPGIVPGERPTPA from the coding sequence GTGAATTCAACGGTAAAGACGGTGGTCTTCTGGCTGGTAATTGTACTGTCCGGCGTGTTGCTGTGGCAGGTAGTCAAGGCCGGCGGCTCGGGGCAAAAACCCAAGGAGATCATTTTCTCCGAGTTCATGTCCCAGGTGGACCAAAGCAACATCCAGGAAGTCACCATCATGGGCACCGAGGTGCAGGGGAAGTTCCGCAACGAGAAGACCCAGTTCCACACCACGGTTCCGGCGAACTACCCTGATATGTACAAGTCGCTTCAGGCCAAGGGCGTCAACATCACGGTCAAGGACGTGCAGAGTGGAAGCTGGCCGACTTGGCTGCTGAACCTGGCTCCGTTGATTCTGTTAGGCGCGCTCTGGTTCATCATGATCCGGCAGATGCAGACCGGCGGCAACAAGGCGTTGTCGTTCGGCAAGTCGCGCGCGCGCCTGCTCTCCATGCAGCAAAAGAAGGTCACGTTCAAAGACGTGGCGGGCGTGGATGAGGCGAAAGAAGAGCTGCGCGAGATCATCGAGTTCCTGCGCGAGGCGCAGAAGTTCCAGAAGCTGGGCGGGCGCATTCCCAAGGGCGTGTTGCTGGTCGGGCCTCCGGGAACGGGCAAGACCTTGCTGGCGCGCGCGGTGGCCGGCGAGGCCAACGTTCCGTTTTTCTCGATCTCCGGTTCCGACTTCGTGGAGATGTTCGTGGGCGTGGGCGCCAGCCGCGTCCGCGACCTGTTCGAGCAGGGCAAGAAGAACGCGCCCTGCATCATCTTCATCGACGAGATTGATGCCGTCGGCCGCCATCGGGGCGCCGGGCTGGGCGGTGGTCACGACGAGCGCGAGCAGACGCTCAACCAACTGCTGGTGGAGATGGATGGCTTCGAATCCAACGAAGGTGTCATCCTGATCGCGGCCACCAACCGTCCCGACGTGCTCGATCCGGCGTTGCTACGTCCCGGCCGTTTCGACCGGCGGGTGGTGGTGCCGCGTCCTGACGTGCGCGGGCGGGAAGAGATCCTGCGCGTGCACACCCGCAAGGTTCCCATCTCCGACGACGTGGATTTGTCGGTCCTGGCCCGCGGCACGCCCGGCTTCAGCGGGGCCGATCTGGCCAACATGGTCAATGAAGCGGCCTTGCTGGCGGCGCGCGCCAACCGCAAGACCGTCGCCATGTTCGACATGGAATTGGCGAAGGACAAAGTGTTGATGGGCGCCGAGCGCAAGTCCATGTTGCTCTCGGAGGAGGAGAAGAGGGTCACCGCGTATCACGAGGCCGGCCACGCGTTGGTCGCCGTGCTGCGCGACGATTCCGATCCGCTGCACAAAGTCACCATCATCCCGCGTGGCATGGCGCTGGGCGTGACCATGCAGTTGCCGATCGACGATAAGCACACGTATCGCAAGTCGTACCTGGAAACGCGGCTGGCCATCATGATGGGCGGGCGCGTGGCCGAGGAGTTGTTCCTCAATACCATGACCACCGGCGCCGGCAACGACATCGAGCAGGCCACCGAGCTGGCCCGCAAGATGGTATGCGAGTTCGGCATGAGCGATCTTGGTCCGCTGACCTTCGGCAAGAAGGAAGAGCAGATCTTCCTGGGGCGCGAGATCGCGCAGCACCGCGACTACAGCGAGGACACGGCGATCAAGATCGACCAGGAAGTCCGCCGGTTCATCGATTCCGGGTACAAGTCGGCGGTGGAAATCCTGAGCAACAACCGCGATGTCCTGCACCGGATTGCGGTGGCGCTGCTGGAGCGCGAAGTGCTGGATGCCAACGAGATCAAACTGTTGATCGAAGGCAAGCAGCTTGCGGCCAAGGTGCCGCCGGCCCCGCATGATGACGGCGTGCAACAGGTGCTCAAACCGGCACCGGGCGGCGCGCAGCCGGGCATCGTGCCGGGAGAACGGCCAACACCGGCGTAA
- a CDS encoding protein kinase: MASAPPAHRSQLGHFRLLERIGAGGMGEVYRARDEHLQREVAIKLLPAGVVHDSVERARFRREALALSKLNHPHIATIHDFDTEDGVDFLVMEFVPGVGLREKLARGPLPEPEVIRLAAELAEAMAAAHQCGVIHRDLKPENLRITDDGRLKVLDFGIARLTFAGSASAAAQATAATVEMETVPPEGGMAGTLPYMAPEQLKNEKVDERTDIWAAGVLLYEMATGRLPFVAAASGLATVILREFPISPRQFRPELSPALEAVTLKCLEKEPARRYQSARELLAALETLSSGPRPALQAITPPRRPRAAWIAVPAICALAVVLLALYYFRGKSREASAAVPLIRSLAVLPLANLSGQSDQDYLADGMTDELITDLAHIGALKVISRTSCMRYKNSGKAVPEIARELGVDAVIEGSVLRVGDRVRITAQLLHGPTDHHLWAGSYDRDFKDVLGLQGELAERIVQQIQLRLGSEARDQLRQQREVSPEAYDLWLRGNYLYLKTDEASFRKRIELYRRAVEIDPKFAPAHATLSFAYTGLTSWNFAPASQACGDAEREARQALALDDQLASAHTALADVLFYCRWNFPEAEREIKTAIQLSPNYSSAHYEYAFFLALMRRFDEAVSEARLARTLDPASPRARNGLGYIYYYARRYDEAIPELQSVLEMEPSFPMAHTLLSMTYTLQGKPEEAFRERMALITTSGNADPRYIASLNAGFARGGLRSFARQRLQHTLELSRTKYIPPTGIAVLYLQAGETDACLDWLEKAYALHDVELLDVNADPQFDPIRQDSRFRDLLRRIGFSAPADTSGVRNN; encoded by the coding sequence ATGGCCAGCGCCCCGCCAGCTCACCGTTCACAGCTCGGACACTTCCGTCTGCTGGAAAGAATCGGCGCCGGCGGCATGGGCGAGGTTTATCGCGCTCGTGACGAGCACTTGCAGCGCGAGGTCGCCATCAAGCTGCTGCCGGCCGGCGTGGTTCACGATAGTGTCGAGCGAGCGCGTTTTCGCCGCGAAGCCCTGGCTCTCTCCAAGCTGAACCATCCTCATATCGCCACCATTCACGATTTCGACACGGAAGATGGCGTGGATTTTCTGGTCATGGAGTTCGTCCCCGGCGTGGGCTTGCGGGAAAAACTCGCTCGCGGCCCCTTACCCGAGCCGGAAGTGATTCGTCTGGCTGCGGAGCTGGCGGAAGCGATGGCGGCGGCGCACCAGTGCGGCGTGATCCACCGTGACCTGAAACCGGAGAACCTGCGTATCACTGACGATGGCCGGCTCAAGGTGCTGGACTTCGGTATTGCCAGGCTGACCTTCGCGGGCTCCGCCTCAGCGGCGGCGCAGGCGACGGCCGCCACTGTCGAGATGGAGACCGTTCCGCCGGAAGGCGGTATGGCCGGAACCCTCCCCTACATGGCGCCGGAACAGTTGAAGAACGAAAAAGTCGACGAGCGCACCGACATCTGGGCGGCCGGCGTCCTGTTGTACGAGATGGCGACCGGACGGCTGCCATTCGTGGCCGCCGCTTCCGGCCTGGCTACGGTGATCTTGCGCGAGTTTCCCATCTCGCCGCGGCAATTCCGGCCCGAACTCTCGCCGGCGCTGGAAGCGGTCACGCTGAAATGCCTGGAGAAGGAACCGGCACGCCGTTACCAGTCGGCCCGTGAACTGCTGGCCGCGCTGGAAACCTTGAGCTCGGGACCGCGACCGGCGTTGCAAGCCATCACGCCTCCGCGCCGGCCACGCGCCGCGTGGATCGCCGTCCCTGCCATCTGCGCGCTTGCCGTCGTCCTCCTCGCTCTGTATTACTTCCGCGGCAAATCGAGGGAAGCCTCTGCCGCGGTTCCTCTCATTCGGTCACTCGCCGTACTGCCGTTGGCCAATCTCTCGGGACAATCCGATCAGGACTACTTGGCCGACGGCATGACCGACGAGCTCATCACCGACCTGGCACATATCGGCGCTCTTAAAGTGATCTCGCGCACTTCCTGCATGCGCTACAAGAACAGCGGCAAGGCCGTGCCGGAGATTGCGCGCGAGCTGGGGGTTGACGCGGTGATCGAGGGCTCGGTGCTGCGGGTCGGGGATCGCGTGCGCATCACCGCGCAACTCCTCCATGGCCCGACCGATCACCATCTCTGGGCCGGGTCGTACGACCGGGATTTCAAGGACGTGCTCGGGTTGCAGGGCGAACTAGCGGAACGCATCGTGCAGCAGATCCAGTTGCGCCTGGGCTCGGAGGCGCGGGACCAGCTGCGGCAACAAAGGGAAGTGTCCCCCGAAGCCTACGACCTGTGGCTGCGCGGCAATTATCTGTACTTGAAAACCGACGAGGCCTCATTCCGCAAGCGCATCGAACTGTATCGCCGCGCGGTGGAGATCGATCCGAAATTCGCGCCCGCCCATGCCACCCTGTCGTTTGCCTACACCGGCCTGACGAGCTGGAACTTTGCTCCAGCGTCGCAAGCCTGCGGAGATGCCGAACGCGAAGCCCGGCAGGCACTGGCGCTCGACGATCAGTTAGCTTCGGCGCACACCGCGCTGGCCGATGTGCTTTTCTATTGCCGGTGGAATTTCCCGGAGGCCGAGCGGGAGATCAAGACCGCTATCCAGTTGAGCCCGAACTATTCATCCGCGCACTACGAGTACGCCTTTTTCCTCGCCCTGATGCGCCGCTTTGATGAGGCCGTCAGCGAAGCCAGGCTTGCCCGCACGCTCGATCCCGCGTCGCCGCGCGCGCGCAACGGCCTCGGCTATATCTACTACTACGCGCGTCGCTACGACGAGGCCATCCCGGAGCTGCAATCGGTGCTGGAGATGGAGCCGTCGTTTCCCATGGCGCACACCTTGCTCTCCATGACCTACACCCTCCAGGGCAAGCCGGAGGAGGCATTTCGCGAGCGGATGGCGCTGATAACGACGAGCGGCAACGCGGATCCGCGGTACATCGCGAGTCTGAACGCGGGGTTCGCGCGCGGAGGGCTGCGGTCGTTTGCGCGCCAACGCTTGCAGCACACGCTGGAACTCTCCCGCACGAAATATATCCCGCCCACCGGCATTGCAGTTTTGTATCTGCAAGCCGGAGAAACGGACGCTTGCCTGGATTGGCTGGAGAAGGCCTACGCGCTGCACGACGTCGAGTTGCTGGATGTCAATGCCGACCCGCAATTCGATCCCATCCGGCAGGATTCGCGATTCCGAGACCTCTTGCGACGAATTGGGTTCAGCGCGCCGGCGGACACGAGTGGGGTACGCAATAATTAG
- the pnuC gene encoding nicotinamide riboside transporter PnuC, whose translation MSLSPIEVVGFATGVGCVWLAARENVWNWPVAIVNAVSYVIVFFGAKLYADCGLQLVYVAISLYGWWSWLHGGRDRSELPVTRVRTTAIPLLALVTIAATAALMLLLRRFTDSTVPFWDGLTTAMSLTAQYMLARKIIENWWLWMAADVLYIALYIYKTLYLTAGLYAIFFALCVVGLVRWQKLLVAPEAEAEAG comes from the coding sequence ATGTCCCTATCGCCGATCGAGGTGGTGGGTTTTGCCACCGGCGTGGGCTGCGTCTGGCTGGCGGCGCGCGAGAACGTGTGGAACTGGCCGGTGGCGATCGTCAACGCCGTCAGCTACGTCATCGTCTTCTTCGGCGCCAAACTCTACGCCGACTGCGGCCTGCAACTGGTGTACGTCGCCATCTCCCTCTACGGCTGGTGGAGCTGGCTGCATGGCGGCCGCGACCGCTCCGAGCTTCCGGTTACGCGCGTCCGCACTACCGCCATTCCGCTGCTCGCGCTGGTGACCATTGCCGCGACCGCCGCGCTCATGCTCCTGCTGCGCCGCTTCACCGACAGCACCGTGCCCTTCTGGGACGGCCTCACCACCGCCATGAGCCTGACCGCGCAATACATGCTGGCGCGCAAGATCATCGAGAACTGGTGGCTATGGATGGCCGCCGACGTCCTCTACATCGCGCTTTACATCTACAAAACGCTTTATCTGACCGCCGGGCTGTACGCGATTTTCTTCGCGCTGTGCGTGGTCGGCCTGGTCCGCTGGCAGAAACTGCTGGTTGCTCCCGAAGCCGAGGCCGAAGCCGGATGA
- a CDS encoding TIGR04255 family protein yields MAKPREHLSRAPIAEALIDIRVLPREGIAADVFIPLKNNLANTYPKSSPMRSIEARFQLDQGKVSAENTVQSNVGWLFEAQGRKSVAQFRVDGFTYNKLEPYTTWEEVFSEAYRLWHLYIESAKPLDVTRLAVRYINRLRLPAPVQLSKYLAAPPVLPPPIPQTIREFLTRVVVFESEHNSSAIITQAVEAALDPTLTPVLLDIDAFREATIAPGDPLMPQMFEELRRLKNDIFFASITEHTVEMYA; encoded by the coding sequence ATGGCTAAACCGAGAGAACACCTTTCCCGTGCACCAATCGCCGAGGCACTCATCGACATCCGGGTGCTACCGCGCGAAGGTATTGCTGCGGACGTATTCATTCCCTTAAAGAACAATCTCGCGAATACATACCCGAAGAGCTCACCGATGAGGTCTATTGAAGCTCGGTTTCAGCTGGATCAGGGAAAAGTTTCGGCCGAGAACACCGTTCAATCAAATGTCGGTTGGCTTTTCGAAGCGCAGGGACGCAAGTCCGTAGCTCAGTTCCGAGTGGATGGTTTCACGTATAACAAACTGGAACCTTATACAACGTGGGAAGAGGTTTTCAGTGAAGCTTACCGGCTGTGGCACCTGTATATCGAATCAGCGAAACCGCTCGACGTTACGCGACTGGCCGTTCGGTACATAAATCGTCTTCGTCTCCCAGCGCCTGTCCAACTGAGCAAGTATCTGGCGGCGCCACCCGTGTTGCCACCGCCGATTCCACAGACAATCCGCGAATTTCTCACGCGCGTTGTGGTTTTTGAGTCAGAGCACAACTCCTCCGCAATCATTACCCAGGCGGTCGAGGCGGCTCTCGACCCAACGCTAACTCCAGTGTTGTTGGACATTGATGCGTTCCGCGAAGCAACGATCGCGCCCGGGGATCCGTTAATGCCGCAAATGTTCGAGGAGTTACGACGTCTTAAGAACGACATTTTCTTTGCGAGTATCACTGAACATACAGTGGAGATGTACGCATGA
- a CDS encoding energy transducer TonB, giving the protein MITHLRAKNIPILLHNRSWLAFAVIVLLNTAAFAGDSLEEHLNAEYSGKVLTQRHFLSGHKLVYDAEGNPASGSRVGPWTLDGKIRVQQINLRGSSTIDIRGERLLLISGSDKNPSQDFFETFVDFFEQNNNLRRHLSSEEWKKLRDKQQVQISITRPAGFDETSAGAAIMKVFLAPGERLSDFVPDYWKSRAQQTQGTPGSPQSLPPKEPYKVEGGVTPPHPKKMPDPSYAEPARQIRYQGTVVLWMVVDESGGVRDVRVQRALGAGLDDKAVDAVRRWRFDPATLNGNPVAVQINVEVNFRLY; this is encoded by the coding sequence ATGATCACGCACCTACGCGCCAAAAATATCCCAATCTTGTTGCACAATCGTTCGTGGTTGGCATTCGCCGTAATCGTGCTGTTGAACACGGCTGCATTCGCTGGCGATAGTCTAGAGGAACATCTCAATGCGGAGTACTCGGGAAAAGTGCTGACGCAACGTCATTTTCTTTCCGGTCACAAGCTGGTCTATGACGCCGAGGGGAATCCAGCCTCGGGTTCGCGGGTTGGCCCTTGGACGCTGGACGGAAAGATTCGAGTTCAGCAAATTAACCTGCGCGGCAGTTCGACCATCGACATTCGCGGAGAGCGCCTGCTGCTGATTAGTGGTTCTGACAAGAATCCGTCGCAAGACTTCTTTGAGACATTCGTGGACTTTTTCGAGCAGAACAACAACCTAAGACGGCATCTAAGCAGTGAAGAATGGAAAAAGTTGCGAGACAAGCAACAGGTACAGATTTCGATCACGCGGCCGGCTGGTTTCGACGAAACCTCGGCTGGTGCCGCGATAATGAAGGTCTTTCTCGCCCCGGGTGAACGCCTCTCTGACTTTGTTCCCGATTATTGGAAGTCTCGTGCACAACAAACGCAAGGAACGCCAGGTTCGCCGCAGTCGCTTCCGCCGAAGGAGCCGTACAAGGTTGAAGGCGGCGTCACTCCCCCGCACCCCAAAAAAATGCCGGACCCCAGTTACGCCGAACCCGCTCGCCAGATCCGATACCAAGGCACGGTGGTGTTGTGGATGGTGGTAGACGAATCTGGCGGTGTGCGCGACGTTCGAGTTCAGCGCGCCTTGGGTGCAGGTTTGGACGACAAGGCAGTTGACGCCGTGCGTCGATGGAGATTTGACCCTGCAACGCTCAACGGAAATCCGGTCGCCGTGCAGATCAACGTCGAAGTGAATTTTCGCTTGTATTGA